From Mucilaginibacter rubeus, a single genomic window includes:
- a CDS encoding helix-turn-helix domain-containing protein codes for MFDHNYLLQLIANGVEENTELEYKAAAALQREDKKITEATKDVSAFANSNGGILIYGIRENQTAKHLPGNVDPIDRKIITKEWLEQILNARIKPRIHGIKIHVVTIAGDNVVYILEIPKGETAHQADDRKYYRRHNFSVEAMYDSEIRDVMNRQKAPQIKIHFKVEKKPNILIAPNDRPILHQQRPILYFLNVHIENVGKMYATYINIVLILPERVLDAMCDEGEKTTVQIALDNKVRDLIEPPDDSRSMFFIAEMNKSKQYGPARNEPLLPGMKMALKSFPLYIDNIEDGDILSWTLHADNAEPQIGVLEFDQIEII; via the coding sequence ATGTTTGACCATAATTATCTCTTGCAACTAATAGCCAATGGCGTAGAAGAAAATACGGAATTAGAATATAAGGCCGCAGCAGCATTGCAACGGGAAGACAAGAAAATAACTGAAGCCACCAAAGACGTTTCTGCTTTTGCCAACTCCAACGGCGGTATATTAATCTACGGCATTCGTGAGAATCAAACAGCTAAGCATTTACCCGGTAACGTCGATCCGATTGACCGAAAAATTATTACCAAAGAATGGCTTGAGCAGATCTTAAACGCCAGGATAAAGCCCCGCATACATGGTATAAAAATCCACGTGGTAACAATTGCGGGTGATAACGTAGTCTATATATTAGAAATACCCAAAGGAGAAACCGCTCACCAAGCGGACGATCGTAAATATTACCGGCGACACAACTTTAGTGTTGAAGCTATGTATGATTCTGAGATACGCGATGTCATGAACAGGCAAAAGGCGCCTCAAATCAAAATTCATTTTAAGGTTGAAAAAAAGCCCAACATACTGATTGCGCCTAATGATAGACCTATACTCCACCAGCAAAGGCCAATTCTTTATTTTTTAAATGTTCATATTGAAAATGTAGGCAAGATGTACGCTACATATATCAACATCGTGCTAATCCTTCCGGAGCGCGTACTTGACGCAATGTGTGATGAAGGGGAAAAAACAACCGTACAAATTGCACTTGACAATAAAGTTAGGGACTTAATTGAGCCGCCCGACGATAGCCGTTCGATGTTCTTCATAGCCGAAATGAACAAATCCAAACAATATGGGCCAGCACGGAATGAGCCACTGTTGCCCGGTATGAAGATGGCTCTGAAATCTTTTCCTCTGTATATCGATAATATAGAGGATGGGGATATATTAAGCTGGACACTACATGCCGATAACGCAGAACCCCAAATCGGTGTGTTAGAGTTTGATCAGATAGAAATAATTTGA
- a CDS encoding DNA cytosine methyltransferase — MKQKDKIIARKPRKRDVAVIDVFCGVGGLTRGMQDVGLNVVAGIDYDQTCDYAFEYNNNSKFLHRDVTTINAKEVSKLYPKHSLKILVGCAPCQPFSQVPGEREDKEGKWRLLYSFAEMIEKVKPSIISMENVPQLMSHKDGVVIKDFVNKLESLGYKVTTYKVNAAHYGVPQRRYRLILFASKFGKIELVPKMFEKEQFPTVADAIKHLPPVEDGEIHPQDTLHRARKLSPKNKARIMATSEGGNWTEWPEHLLEGLTCRESSIGKTFTSAYGRMAWDKPSPTLTTHCVGLSNGCYGHPVQNRAITLREAALLQSFPANYKFVKEDEDLNISVLARQIGNAVPPKLGESIGLSILNHLEQHNIDGRKA, encoded by the coding sequence ATGAAACAGAAAGACAAAATTATTGCAAGAAAACCTAGAAAAAGGGACGTGGCGGTAATTGACGTTTTTTGCGGGGTCGGGGGCTTAACACGGGGTATGCAAGACGTTGGATTGAATGTTGTCGCCGGTATTGACTACGATCAAACCTGCGATTATGCCTTTGAGTATAATAATAATTCAAAATTTTTGCATCGCGACGTAACAACCATAAATGCTAAAGAAGTCTCAAAACTTTACCCTAAACATAGCTTAAAAATTTTGGTAGGTTGCGCGCCATGCCAGCCGTTCTCGCAGGTACCGGGCGAGCGCGAGGATAAAGAAGGGAAATGGCGACTGTTGTATTCTTTTGCCGAAATGATCGAAAAAGTAAAGCCGAGTATTATTTCGATGGAAAACGTTCCGCAACTTATGAGCCATAAAGATGGAGTTGTAATTAAAGACTTCGTAAATAAATTGGAATCATTGGGCTATAAAGTAACGACATACAAAGTTAATGCTGCCCATTATGGAGTTCCTCAAAGACGTTACAGACTTATTTTGTTTGCCTCAAAATTCGGAAAGATTGAATTAGTGCCTAAAATGTTCGAAAAGGAACAGTTTCCAACAGTTGCCGATGCTATCAAACATTTGCCGCCTGTGGAAGATGGCGAAATACATCCACAAGATACACTGCACCGGGCACGCAAGCTAAGTCCTAAAAATAAGGCCCGTATCATGGCAACCTCGGAAGGCGGAAATTGGACCGAGTGGCCTGAACATTTACTTGAAGGGCTCACGTGTCGCGAAAGCAGCATTGGCAAAACATTTACCAGCGCCTACGGCAGGATGGCTTGGGACAAGCCATCGCCAACCTTGACCACGCACTGCGTTGGTTTGAGCAATGGTTGCTATGGACATCCCGTTCAGAACAGAGCCATCACATTGCGGGAAGCAGCGTTGCTTCAATCTTTTCCGGCTAACTATAAATTTGTCAAAGAAGACGAAGACCTCAACATCTCTGTTTTAGCCCGGCAGATTGGAAATGCCGTGCCGCCGAAGCTGGGAGAGTCTATCGGTTTGAGTATTTTAAATCATCTAGAACAACATAACATTGATGGGCGGAAAGCTTAA